In a genomic window of Dyadobacter fermentans DSM 18053:
- a CDS encoding FUSC family protein: MNYLDEFKKFISSHYLSTGVRLTLGTIIPSVIFHHYGILSEMIAFPLGTLLIGGTDNPGPYHRRRNALLVAIATCFVVACVTGYLRHFPLIIFLEIIVFGMFFSLVGVYGNRVNSIGLISLLVFVFNIDDHLSGDMVLRTAAIFSAGGIWYFILFMVLQKLLPYKLIQQLLGENFVELGKLLSIKADYYFANPNYDELFNRMIHQQVILRENHENLREILFKTREIVTESTTKSRILMLMFLDSIDLFERILNSQQNYANLHRAFDHTKVLRLFGTYITWLAAEIQQIGLAVQSGYASHPRHDLDEAFNKCQRAFERMREHKMNHDNMEDFIMLRQILNSLQDVTERVKKLHRATKYEADATSDYKLTVEAEDFTPKQDYHPRILLDNLSLKSSHFRHAVRVTLGLLAGYIASLFFAVGHGYWILLTIAVILKPAFSITKQRNLHRIGGTMLGVVVGFLFLYLIEEKTPLFILMMVSMILAYSFLKINYFVASTSITLYVILSFHFLSPQHVTDVLQDRVIDTVIGSVIAYIISSYVLPVWEHSQIKQYMKEALNANRKYFDIVAAKFTGKQLDINELKLLRKNAIIAMANLSDNFQKMLSEPKKQQMNMEEYHQFVATSHMLTSYIASLSTYAQTLEYSEFSVEFELMIRQIDRQLQAATDIIDGKTGNSLEIVRESLPQNQRLVELLTKRKKEIKELGIERADQSPARKMLSDLKTINGLFELISTISIDEIKILQKIKPAKAA, translated from the coding sequence ATGAATTACCTCGACGAGTTCAAAAAGTTTATTTCCAGCCATTACCTGTCGACCGGTGTACGTCTAACCCTCGGAACGATCATTCCCAGCGTCATTTTTCACCATTACGGCATCCTGAGCGAAATGATCGCATTTCCGCTCGGCACACTGCTGATCGGCGGCACCGATAATCCGGGGCCCTATCATCGCCGCCGCAATGCATTGCTTGTCGCTATTGCCACCTGTTTTGTCGTGGCCTGCGTTACCGGCTATCTGCGGCATTTTCCACTGATCATTTTTCTCGAAATCATCGTGTTTGGGATGTTTTTTTCGCTGGTGGGCGTGTACGGCAACCGCGTTAACAGCATCGGGCTCATTTCGCTGCTTGTTTTTGTATTTAATATCGACGATCACCTGAGCGGCGACATGGTGCTCCGCACGGCGGCCATTTTCTCTGCCGGCGGCATCTGGTATTTCATATTGTTTATGGTGTTGCAAAAACTCCTGCCCTACAAGCTCATTCAGCAGCTGCTGGGCGAGAATTTTGTGGAGTTGGGTAAATTGCTGTCTATCAAGGCCGACTATTATTTTGCCAATCCCAACTATGACGAGCTATTTAACAGAATGATACACCAGCAGGTGATCCTCCGTGAAAATCACGAAAACCTGCGTGAAATCCTCTTCAAAACCCGCGAGATCGTGACGGAGTCCACTACCAAGAGCCGCATTCTGATGCTGATGTTCCTGGATAGCATCGACCTCTTTGAACGCATTCTCAACTCGCAGCAAAACTATGCGAACCTGCACCGGGCATTCGACCACACGAAGGTGCTGCGGCTGTTTGGGACCTACATTACCTGGCTTGCGGCCGAAATACAGCAGATTGGCCTGGCCGTGCAGAGCGGGTACGCGTCGCATCCGCGGCATGACCTCGACGAGGCGTTCAACAAGTGTCAGCGTGCTTTCGAGCGTATGCGCGAGCACAAGATGAACCACGACAATATGGAGGATTTCATCATGCTCCGGCAGATTCTCAACAGCTTGCAGGACGTGACCGAGCGGGTGAAAAAGCTACACCGCGCTACCAAATACGAGGCCGATGCCACTAGTGACTACAAATTGACGGTCGAAGCGGAAGATTTTACGCCCAAGCAGGATTACCACCCGCGCATTCTGCTGGATAACCTTTCATTGAAATCCAGTCATTTCCGTCATGCCGTGCGCGTAACGCTCGGCTTGCTGGCAGGCTATATTGCGTCGTTGTTTTTCGCTGTGGGGCACGGGTACTGGATTTTGCTGACGATCGCGGTGATCCTGAAACCGGCATTTAGCATTACCAAGCAACGAAACCTTCACCGGATCGGGGGAACGATGCTTGGCGTGGTGGTAGGATTCCTGTTTTTATACCTGATTGAAGAGAAAACACCGCTGTTCATCCTCATGATGGTATCGATGATTCTCGCTTACAGCTTCCTGAAAATCAATTACTTTGTGGCGTCTACGAGCATCACCTTGTACGTAATTCTCTCATTCCATTTCCTCAGTCCGCAGCATGTGACGGATGTTTTGCAGGACCGGGTGATTGATACGGTGATCGGCTCGGTGATTGCCTACATTATTTCTTCCTACGTGCTGCCCGTGTGGGAGCATTCGCAGATTAAGCAATACATGAAAGAAGCGCTGAACGCCAACCGGAAATATTTTGATATAGTAGCCGCCAAATTCACCGGCAAACAATTGGATATCAACGAATTGAAATTACTGCGCAAGAATGCGATCATCGCGATGGCGAATCTTTCGGATAACTTCCAGAAAATGCTTTCGGAACCGAAAAAGCAGCAGATGAATATGGAAGAATACCACCAGTTTGTCGCGACGAGCCATATGCTTACGTCCTACATCGCCTCGCTGTCCACGTATGCGCAAACGCTGGAATATTCCGAGTTTTCGGTGGAATTTGAATTGATGATCCGGCAGATCGACCGGCAGTTGCAGGCCGCTACGGACATTATCGACGGCAAAACCGGCAACAGCCTCGAAATTGTGCGCGAATCGCTGCCGCAGAATCAGCGACTGGTGGAGTTGCTCACAAAACGCAAAAAGGAAATCAAGGAGCTCGGCATCGAGCGGGCCGATCAGTCGCCGGCGCGCAAAATGCTGTCCGATCTGAAAACGATCAATGGCCTTTTCGAGCTGATCAGCACCATTTCCATTGACGAAATTAAGATACTTCAAAAAATAAAACCCGCGAAAGCCGCCTGA
- a CDS encoding YwbE family protein yields the protein MTSLTGTERKNIAPGLAVSIVLKKDQRTGKLTQGIVKDILTKAPLHTHGIKVRLESGEIGRVKVIETED from the coding sequence ATGACCTCATTAACAGGAACCGAAAGAAAGAATATTGCTCCCGGACTCGCCGTGTCCATTGTGCTCAAAAAAGACCAGCGGACCGGAAAGCTCACGCAGGGCATTGTGAAAGACATTCTGACCAAAGCGCCCCTGCATACACATGGCATTAAAGTGCGCCTCGAATCGGGCGAAATCGGCCGCGTTAAAGTGATCGAAACCGAAGATTAG
- a CDS encoding DMT family transporter produces MSNPRINLIIGIASISIFPVLVKWAPVSGITSAFYRMFIGLVFLLPYVFIRRKFTIPARELWLPIILCGIIFASDIAVWNLSIQYSNATQATLLTNLSPVWVGVGAFLFLPDKPGPRFWLGTVVALAGMVILIGIDTFASMQLDLGFTLAVFSGILYASYMLIGKNVLNKVDIVSFMTISMAVSSIYLLAICLIFNHPIWHFEPVIWGVFMIQGLVCQLIGWLAISVAMQQMDAKSVSLSLLSQAIVTGLFAWILIGEKITAQMIVGGVIILIGIAVTYTGRDKTVAQKS; encoded by the coding sequence ATGTCAAATCCCCGCATCAACCTGATTATCGGCATTGCAAGCATCAGCATTTTTCCGGTGCTGGTGAAATGGGCGCCGGTCTCCGGCATTACGTCCGCATTCTACCGCATGTTCATCGGGCTGGTGTTTTTGCTTCCGTATGTGTTTATTCGCCGAAAATTTACCATCCCGGCGCGGGAGTTGTGGCTGCCTATTATCCTTTGCGGGATCATTTTCGCGTCCGACATTGCGGTTTGGAACCTTTCCATTCAATATTCCAATGCCACGCAGGCCACGCTGCTGACCAACCTTTCGCCGGTGTGGGTGGGCGTGGGCGCATTCCTCTTCCTGCCCGACAAGCCCGGCCCACGCTTCTGGCTGGGCACGGTGGTAGCGCTGGCAGGAATGGTGATATTGATCGGCATTGACACCTTTGCATCCATGCAGCTCGACCTGGGCTTCACCCTTGCGGTGTTTTCAGGCATACTTTACGCTTCGTATATGCTTATTGGCAAAAACGTGTTGAATAAGGTCGATATCGTCAGTTTCATGACAATCAGCATGGCCGTGTCGAGCATTTACCTGCTGGCGATCTGCCTGATTTTCAATCATCCGATCTGGCATTTTGAACCTGTAATATGGGGCGTTTTCATGATCCAGGGGCTGGTTTGTCAGCTCATCGGCTGGCTGGCGATCAGCGTGGCCATGCAGCAGATGGATGCCAAAAGCGTTTCGCTCAGCCTGCTAAGCCAGGCTATCGTGACGGGGCTATTCGCCTGGATTTTGATTGGAGAAAAAATCACGGCTCAGATGATCGTCGGAGGCGTCATCATCCTGATCGGTATTGCCGTCACTTACACCGGTCGCGACAAAACTGTGGCGCAGAAATCGTAA
- a CDS encoding PAS domain-containing sensor histidine kinase, with product MDKSNKQLQHTSEFIAGPSVPANPSYESETKFRDTVKQAPVGMAILRGEDFMVEMANDAYLRIVDRTENEIVGKSLFTGLPEVREYVEPVLLNVLHTGIAYHGNEFEVTLRRFGQPALCYFNFVYQPLFEDGGDAASGVMVVATEVTQQVLSKQALQSSENQFRNLVTQSQFAKAIFKGRDLVISIANESMLNIWRRGLDEVVGKRLVDVFPELKGQKFLDLLDEVYTTAKIYRENEAIAYVDGPGGLKKHCLDFQYAPIFELDGSVSGIMASVNDVTDKVMLRQQFEETATRLSMATEGTRLAIWDLNLQTREVIHSGRLAVIFGYDEATVLSHPQMREQVHPEDRQAIVEKAFQAALETGIYYYEARIIHPDQSVHWVRTQGKVFFDDNHVPQRMLGTMMDITDRKESELALKTSEGKFRTLADSLPQFVWTADPGGNLNYFNRSMLRYSGHSGEEMVRQGWLELVHPEDRAESLLLWAKAVQEGSDFAFEHRLKRADGEYRWYQCRAIPQRNADGVIEMWVGTSLDIHDNRLFIDQLETKVQERTQQLTVANDELVRTNMELAQFAYVASHDLQEPLRKIQTFATRILETENDNLSERGKDYFVRMQASSTRMQQLIVDLLAFSRANVAEKHLENADLNLVLQNVKEQLSHIIQTENAVITSDNLPHRHVIVYQFEQLFTNLIANALKFIGPGRDPVIDIRSGMVAGAAIPLAGADAAKNYQFISFADNGIGFEPQYKDRIFQVFQRLHNRAAYEGTGIGLAICKKIVENHKGLIDAVGKPGVGSTFIIYLPVEA from the coding sequence GTGGACAAGTCGAACAAACAACTCCAACACACTTCCGAATTCATCGCCGGCCCCTCAGTCCCGGCCAATCCATCGTACGAAAGCGAAACCAAGTTCCGCGATACCGTAAAGCAGGCGCCTGTGGGTATGGCGATTTTGCGCGGCGAGGATTTTATGGTTGAAATGGCCAACGATGCCTATTTGCGCATTGTGGACCGCACCGAGAACGAAATCGTAGGTAAATCCCTTTTTACAGGCCTGCCGGAAGTCCGCGAATATGTGGAGCCGGTGCTGCTGAATGTACTGCATACCGGGATTGCCTATCACGGCAACGAGTTTGAAGTGACGCTCCGCCGTTTCGGGCAACCTGCGCTTTGCTATTTCAATTTTGTGTACCAGCCGCTTTTCGAGGACGGCGGCGATGCCGCTTCCGGGGTAATGGTGGTGGCCACCGAGGTAACGCAGCAGGTTTTGTCCAAACAGGCCCTGCAAAGCAGTGAAAACCAGTTCCGCAACCTCGTCACACAGTCGCAATTTGCAAAAGCTATTTTCAAAGGCCGCGATCTGGTGATCAGCATTGCCAATGAAAGTATGCTCAATATCTGGCGGCGAGGGCTGGACGAGGTGGTAGGGAAGAGGCTGGTGGATGTTTTCCCTGAACTCAAAGGACAAAAATTCCTCGACCTGCTCGACGAAGTTTACACGACTGCCAAAATTTACCGTGAAAACGAGGCGATTGCCTATGTAGATGGTCCCGGCGGCTTGAAAAAGCATTGCCTGGACTTTCAATACGCCCCCATATTCGAGCTGGACGGAAGTGTGTCGGGCATTATGGCTTCGGTGAACGACGTGACCGACAAAGTAATGCTGCGGCAGCAGTTTGAAGAAACGGCCACCCGCCTTTCCATGGCTACCGAGGGGACCCGCCTGGCGATATGGGACCTGAATCTCCAGACGAGGGAAGTCATCCACTCGGGCAGGCTGGCGGTTATTTTCGGGTATGACGAAGCCACCGTGCTTAGCCACCCGCAAATGCGCGAGCAGGTACATCCCGAAGACCGGCAGGCGATCGTGGAGAAAGCATTTCAGGCAGCACTCGAAACGGGTATTTACTATTATGAAGCGCGCATTATCCACCCCGACCAATCCGTTCACTGGGTACGGACGCAGGGAAAAGTGTTTTTTGACGATAATCACGTGCCGCAGCGCATGCTGGGCACTATGATGGATATTACCGACCGCAAGGAATCGGAACTGGCGCTCAAAACGAGTGAGGGCAAGTTCAGGACATTGGCCGACTCGCTTCCGCAGTTTGTATGGACGGCCGATCCGGGCGGGAACCTCAATTATTTCAACCGTTCGATGCTTCGGTACTCGGGGCACAGCGGCGAAGAAATGGTGCGGCAGGGCTGGCTCGAACTCGTGCATCCCGAAGACCGCGCCGAAAGCCTGCTCCTCTGGGCGAAGGCCGTTCAGGAAGGCAGTGATTTCGCATTCGAACATCGCCTCAAACGGGCGGACGGCGAATACCGCTGGTACCAATGCCGCGCCATTCCGCAGCGCAATGCCGACGGCGTGATCGAAATGTGGGTAGGGACGAGCCTGGATATTCACGACAACCGGCTGTTTATCGACCAGCTCGAAACCAAAGTGCAGGAAAGGACGCAACAGCTCACCGTCGCCAACGATGAGCTCGTGCGAACGAACATGGAGCTCGCGCAGTTTGCCTACGTGGCCAGCCACGATTTGCAGGAGCCTTTGCGGAAGATACAAACCTTTGCGACACGCATTCTGGAAACGGAAAACGACAATTTATCCGAGCGCGGCAAAGATTACTTCGTGCGCATGCAGGCGTCGTCCACGCGCATGCAGCAGCTGATAGTCGATCTGTTGGCGTTTTCGCGCGCCAATGTTGCCGAAAAACACCTCGAAAACGCAGATCTCAACCTGGTACTCCAAAACGTGAAGGAGCAATTGAGCCACATTATTCAGACGGAAAATGCAGTGATCACGAGCGATAACCTGCCGCACAGGCATGTGATCGTTTACCAGTTTGAACAGCTATTTACGAACCTGATCGCCAATGCATTGAAATTCATCGGCCCCGGCAGGGACCCGGTGATTGACATCCGGTCCGGCATGGTAGCCGGTGCAGCCATTCCGCTGGCAGGCGCGGACGCCGCGAAGAACTACCAGTTCATATCGTTTGCTGATAATGGGATCGGGTTTGAGCCGCAATACAAAGACCGTATTTTTCAGGTATTTCAAAGGCTGCACAACCGCGCTGCGTACGAGGGAACGGGCATTGGTCTCGCTATTTGTAAAAAAATTGTGGAAAACCACAAAGGACTGATCGACGCGGTAGGGAAACCGGGTGTTGGCTCGACATTCATCATTTACCTGCCTGTGGAGGCCTGA
- a CDS encoding response regulator, whose protein sequence is MSTKPNKSIFLADDDEDDCMLFEDALREVSTSAELLKASDGVELIDLMEKTVPPPPDVIFLDLNMPRKNGFECLDQIRKTKAWEGIPVVIFSTTGQEEMVRKVHEKGANFFIRKPGSFPKLKQAIKQILDIDWTKHNWTPAPENFYYQY, encoded by the coding sequence ATGAGCACAAAACCAAATAAATCTATTTTCCTGGCCGACGACGACGAGGATGACTGCATGCTCTTCGAAGACGCGCTCAGGGAAGTGAGCACTTCCGCCGAGCTTTTGAAGGCGAGTGACGGGGTCGAGCTGATTGACCTGATGGAAAAAACCGTTCCACCTCCGCCGGACGTGATCTTCCTGGATCTGAACATGCCACGTAAAAACGGCTTCGAATGTCTCGACCAGATACGCAAAACCAAGGCATGGGAAGGTATTCCGGTAGTGATCTTCTCAACAACCGGTCAGGAGGAAATGGTCAGGAAAGTGCATGAGAAAGGTGCTAATTTCTTCATCCGTAAGCCGGGATCGTTTCCAAAGCTAAAACAGGCGATCAAACAAATCCTGGATATCGACTGGACAAAGCACAACTGGACGCCAGCTCCTGAAAACTTTTATTATCAATATTGA
- a CDS encoding TonB-dependent receptor, which yields MAIRSSLKQGFRQGKSRGFVCIVLIFNVLMAASAVAQSGGKLKVTGKIVDGASNAPLGYASIRLFKTADSSFVSGAITDETGGFIVDISAGNYYALSEFIGYKPLYTTNIKVSAANSPLDLGTIKAAASAKTLDEVTVQAEKSSMELSLDKKVFNVGKDLANAGGTAVDILTNMPSVAVDVEGNVSLRGSGNVRILIDGKPSGLVSIKGASGLAQLQGSMIERVEIITNPSARYEAEGMGGVINIVLKKERKEGINGSFDIITGNPTNFGGAANVNYRKKNLNFFINYTMSYRNTPGKNYVYQELYRNDSTFIMERDMKSNLKGMANSARGGLDYYFNTKNVLTAAYTWRTSKGKRFSTLDYRDYLSSLNNMTSYTRRTQDETETEPNSEYALTYKKTFNRKGQEFTADVRYLDNWEDSDQYYRENVYKPDGSPSGIPPLLQRAVNYETEKQLLFQVDYVHPFGKDGKIEAGGRSSSRDMTNDYTVTQQTSDGGWITLPGLTNDFLYEENINALYGMIGNKTGKFSYQGGVRAEWTGVTTTLRTTNEVNDRKYANLFPSMHITYDFAKQNAFQLSYSRRVRRPQYNDLTPFATFSDNRNYWSGNPDLNPEFTNAFEFGHIKYMNKGSLTSSIYYRHTNGKIISIRTVNDDGSSYTRPENLGTEDAYGAEFAGSFNPYPWWKLDGSANFFRAITDGTGVDEEFQSDTYSWFVRAMSRFTLWKNTDVQLRGNYEAPQQTPQGRRKALATLDLAATRDILRGNGTLTLTVVDVFNSRKFRSITEGANFYARNTSQGRLRQINLTLNYRLHQAKKKPKESLEGEF from the coding sequence ATGGCTATCAGGAGCAGTTTGAAGCAGGGCTTTCGTCAGGGAAAGTCGCGGGGTTTTGTGTGCATTGTGTTAATATTCAATGTATTAATGGCTGCGTCGGCTGTGGCGCAGAGTGGCGGGAAGTTGAAAGTGACCGGCAAGATCGTGGATGGGGCCAGCAATGCGCCGCTCGGCTATGCGAGCATCCGGCTCTTCAAAACGGCCGATAGCTCATTCGTTTCCGGGGCGATCACCGACGAAACGGGCGGTTTTATCGTGGACATTTCCGCCGGTAACTATTATGCATTGTCCGAATTCATCGGTTATAAGCCGCTTTATACCACTAACATTAAAGTGAGTGCCGCCAATTCACCGCTCGATCTGGGGACGATCAAAGCAGCGGCTTCTGCCAAAACGCTCGACGAGGTGACTGTGCAGGCGGAGAAGAGTTCGATGGAGCTGTCGCTCGATAAAAAGGTGTTCAATGTAGGCAAAGACCTGGCGAATGCGGGCGGCACGGCGGTGGACATCCTTACCAATATGCCTTCCGTGGCGGTGGATGTGGAAGGGAATGTGAGCCTCCGCGGAAGCGGCAATGTGCGCATTCTCATCGATGGCAAGCCGTCGGGGCTGGTGAGCATTAAGGGCGCGAGCGGGCTGGCCCAGTTGCAGGGCAGCATGATTGAGCGTGTGGAGATTATCACTAATCCATCGGCGCGTTACGAGGCCGAGGGCATGGGCGGTGTGATCAATATTGTGCTGAAAAAGGAGCGGAAAGAGGGGATTAATGGCTCTTTCGACATTATTACTGGGAATCCTACCAATTTTGGCGGCGCGGCGAACGTCAATTACCGGAAGAAAAACCTCAATTTCTTCATCAACTACACCATGTCGTACCGGAATACGCCGGGCAAGAACTACGTGTACCAGGAGCTGTACCGTAACGATTCGACCTTCATTATGGAGCGCGATATGAAGAGTAACCTGAAAGGCATGGCCAACAGCGCCCGCGGTGGTCTGGATTATTATTTCAATACTAAAAACGTCCTCACCGCCGCGTACACCTGGCGTACGAGCAAAGGAAAGCGCTTTTCGACGCTCGATTACCGGGATTACCTGTCCAGCCTGAACAACATGACCAGCTACACGCGCCGGACCCAGGACGAAACCGAAACCGAGCCAAATTCGGAATATGCATTGACCTACAAAAAGACATTCAACCGCAAGGGCCAGGAGTTTACCGCCGATGTGCGCTACCTCGACAACTGGGAAGATTCGGACCAATATTACCGCGAGAATGTGTACAAACCGGACGGCAGCCCGTCGGGCATCCCGCCGCTTTTACAGCGGGCGGTTAACTACGAAACGGAGAAACAGCTGCTTTTCCAGGTCGATTATGTACATCCTTTCGGTAAGGACGGCAAGATCGAGGCGGGCGGGCGGAGCAGCTCGCGGGATATGACCAACGACTACACCGTGACCCAGCAAACCAGCGACGGCGGCTGGATTACATTGCCCGGGCTGACGAACGATTTTTTATATGAGGAGAATATCAATGCCCTCTACGGGATGATCGGCAACAAAACCGGCAAATTCTCCTACCAGGGCGGCGTGCGGGCCGAATGGACGGGCGTTACCACGACCTTGCGCACAACCAACGAGGTGAACGACCGCAAATATGCCAATCTCTTCCCGAGCATGCACATTACCTACGATTTTGCGAAGCAGAATGCATTCCAGCTCAGTTACAGCCGCCGCGTACGCAGGCCGCAATACAACGACCTGACACCCTTCGCCACTTTCAGCGATAACCGTAATTATTGGAGCGGCAACCCCGACCTGAACCCTGAATTCACCAATGCATTCGAATTCGGGCACATTAAATATATGAACAAAGGCTCGCTCACGTCGTCGATCTACTACCGCCATACGAATGGCAAAATCATCAGTATCCGCACGGTGAACGACGATGGAAGCTCCTACACCCGTCCCGAAAACCTGGGTACGGAGGATGCCTACGGCGCCGAATTTGCGGGCTCATTCAACCCGTATCCGTGGTGGAAGCTCGATGGCAGCGCCAATTTCTTCCGCGCGATTACTGACGGGACAGGCGTGGACGAGGAGTTTCAGAGTGATACTTACAGCTGGTTTGTGCGGGCCATGTCGCGGTTTACGCTTTGGAAAAATACCGATGTGCAGCTGAGAGGCAATTACGAAGCGCCGCAGCAAACGCCTCAGGGCCGCAGAAAGGCCTTGGCGACGCTCGACCTGGCAGCCACGAGAGATATTCTGCGCGGCAACGGCACGCTGACGCTCACGGTTGTGGACGTTTTCAATTCAAGGAAATTCCGGTCGATCACCGAGGGGGCGAACTTCTACGCACGCAACACCTCGCAGGGGCGTTTGAGGCAAATAAATCTCACTTTGAACTACCGTTTGCACCAGGCGAAGAAGAAGCCGAAGGAAAGCCTGGAAGGCGAATTTTAA
- a CDS encoding MATE family efflux transporter, with the protein MKNEASQTLRLAFPIIIGELAQMALHLIDSAMVGAISYKQLAAAALVINAMNIPFVIGIGMTISVSQMVSLANGRRDAQQVSHYLFNGFCLCTLTALAISITLLFGKDYLRNLGQDPEVVELAIPFMRLMGLSIIPMLLFMTLKQFADGLEHTRTAMIFSLAGMPINIVLNWLLIYGNWGFPRLELEGAGWATLITRSMMFLAMLYVILRHKIFEKYIAVSRNQWYFKGKTWRELLHIGVPSSLQIGMEAGAFAVSGIIIGTLGAVAQAAHQIALSSASFTFMVSMGLAQAGSIRVSNALGRSDWGKIFVIGKSTIITALIYGTICAISFGLLRNVLPLAFNKNEEVLALAALLLLFAAVFQISDSTQAIGAGLLRGIKDVKTPTVLIGIAYWVIGIPVGYTLAFHFNMGAYGMWLGLILGLTMASIFLITRFFKMTKRNQV; encoded by the coding sequence ATGAAGAACGAAGCATCACAAACTTTAAGACTAGCATTCCCAATTATCATCGGAGAACTGGCCCAAATGGCCCTCCACCTCATCGACAGCGCGATGGTCGGCGCGATCAGTTACAAGCAACTCGCCGCAGCGGCGCTGGTGATCAATGCAATGAACATCCCGTTCGTGATCGGGATCGGCATGACGATCTCCGTGTCACAAATGGTGTCGCTCGCCAACGGCCGCCGCGATGCCCAGCAGGTTTCACATTACCTATTCAATGGCTTTTGCCTCTGCACGCTCACGGCGCTGGCCATTTCGATTACATTGCTTTTCGGAAAAGATTACCTGCGTAACCTCGGCCAGGACCCCGAGGTGGTGGAACTCGCGATCCCTTTCATGCGACTTATGGGCCTTTCCATTATCCCGATGCTGCTTTTCATGACCTTGAAGCAGTTTGCCGACGGCCTGGAACACACGCGCACGGCGATGATCTTCTCGCTGGCCGGCATGCCGATTAACATTGTCCTCAACTGGCTGCTCATTTACGGTAACTGGGGCTTCCCGCGGCTGGAACTGGAAGGCGCCGGCTGGGCGACACTCATCACCCGGAGCATGATGTTCCTCGCCATGCTTTATGTGATTTTGAGACATAAAATTTTTGAAAAATACATAGCCGTAAGCCGTAACCAGTGGTATTTTAAAGGAAAAACCTGGCGGGAACTGTTGCACATCGGCGTGCCGAGCAGCTTGCAGATCGGCATGGAAGCGGGCGCATTCGCGGTATCGGGCATTATCATCGGTACATTGGGCGCTGTGGCGCAGGCAGCGCACCAGATCGCACTGAGCAGCGCCTCGTTTACATTCATGGTGTCGATGGGCCTCGCGCAGGCGGGTTCCATCCGCGTGAGCAACGCGCTCGGGCGCAGCGATTGGGGCAAGATCTTTGTGATCGGCAAAAGCACCATCATCACCGCATTGATTTACGGCACCATCTGCGCAATCAGTTTCGGTTTGCTCCGGAATGTGCTTCCTTTGGCGTTCAACAAAAACGAGGAAGTGCTTGCGCTTGCTGCGTTGCTGCTGCTTTTTGCCGCTGTTTTTCAGATTTCGGACAGCACCCAGGCCATCGGTGCGGGCTTGTTAAGAGGAATTAAAGATGTAAAAACGCCCACGGTACTGATCGGGATCGCCTATTGGGTAATCGGCATTCCGGTTGGGTACACCCTCGCTTTCCATTTTAACATGGGCGCTTACGGCATGTGGCTAGGGCTGATATTAGGGTTGACAATGGCCTCTATTTTCCTCATTACCCGCTTCTTCAAGATGACGAAAAGAAATCAGGTTTAG